The Nocardioides panzhihuensis genome has a segment encoding these proteins:
- a CDS encoding histidine kinase produces the protein MSLRRARSSSDASGREQLWLVDLLLAAALALLLLPVSASTVWDSTWPLAGRVAVVAAVGLGHATVAVRRMRPRVAYILVCAVMSVLVALPEMTSRTDGLAFHPILLPSTLLFPVLLYTVAAWCSPRESLLALGVACVGAGAVTWRLWGTDYLTVAQFGLASSEDPVRSWQLFLILGAVATIAVPWGLGRYRRLRTQYVLALEERARREEEHRAESVAAAAAQERVRIAREMHDVVAHSLSVMVTQAEGGRMMAARDPSAGARVLETVARTGQEAMQDMRSLLDALHDPRAARDDPAPQPSLRVLPELIERVRASGLPVAYDEQGTASPLGSAGELAAYRVVQEALTNVLKHSGTDADATVALRWMPDQLTISVSNRAGHTVATAPHRGRGLVGMAERLALLDGTLHVGPVGEDGFDLAATIPTLASTAVEEPQ, from the coding sequence GTGAGCTTGCGACGCGCCCGGTCATCGTCTGATGCCAGCGGCCGTGAGCAACTCTGGTTGGTGGACCTCCTGCTCGCGGCAGCTCTGGCGCTGCTGTTGCTGCCCGTGTCGGCCTCGACGGTGTGGGACAGCACCTGGCCTCTCGCGGGCCGGGTCGCGGTTGTCGCCGCGGTCGGCCTCGGCCATGCGACGGTCGCGGTGCGACGGATGCGCCCGCGCGTCGCGTACATCCTGGTTTGCGCAGTGATGTCGGTGCTGGTCGCGCTGCCTGAGATGACCAGCCGCACCGATGGGCTTGCATTCCACCCGATCCTGCTGCCGAGCACACTGCTGTTTCCGGTGCTGCTGTATACGGTCGCCGCCTGGTGCTCTCCACGAGAGTCACTGTTGGCGCTGGGCGTCGCCTGTGTCGGTGCCGGGGCCGTGACCTGGCGGCTGTGGGGCACCGACTACCTGACGGTCGCCCAGTTCGGCCTTGCCAGCAGCGAGGACCCGGTTCGGAGCTGGCAGCTGTTCCTGATCCTCGGAGCGGTCGCAACCATCGCGGTTCCGTGGGGTCTGGGCAGGTATCGGCGACTGCGAACACAGTATGTGCTGGCGTTGGAGGAGCGAGCCCGGCGCGAGGAAGAGCACCGAGCCGAGAGCGTCGCGGCGGCGGCAGCGCAGGAGCGCGTCAGGATCGCCCGCGAGATGCACGACGTGGTGGCCCACTCGCTGTCGGTGATGGTCACCCAGGCAGAGGGTGGCCGGATGATGGCCGCTCGGGACCCGTCGGCCGGCGCACGGGTGCTGGAGACGGTGGCCCGAACCGGGCAGGAGGCGATGCAGGACATGCGCAGTCTGCTCGACGCGCTTCACGACCCGCGCGCTGCGCGGGATGATCCCGCACCGCAGCCGAGCCTTCGTGTGCTCCCGGAGCTGATCGAGAGGGTCCGAGCCTCCGGACTCCCCGTGGCCTATGACGAGCAGGGCACCGCGAGCCCGCTGGGATCGGCAGGCGAGCTGGCCGCCTATCGGGTTGTGCAGGAAGCGCTCACCAACGTGCTCAAGCATTCCGGTACTGATGCGGACGCCACAGTGGCGCTGCGCTGGATGCCGGACCAACTGACGATCTCGGTGAGCAACCGCGCTGGGCACACGGTGGCAACCGCCCCTCATCGCGGCCGAGGACTGGTCGGGATGGCGGAACGGCTCGCCCTGCTCGACGGAACGCTGCATGTCGGCCCCGTCGGCGAGGACGGGTTCGACCTGGCCGCCACGATTCCGACGCTCGCTTCGACAGCCGTGGAGGAGCCTCAGTGA
- a CDS encoding MBL fold metallo-hydrolase gives MRVTVIGGQGAWPTQEAGCSGYLVEAAGQKILVDPGWATFQALTRLVAPTDIDTVLVSHSHPDHCADLLPLLRARALSAPAADPLPVYAPAGALDNLLASDAVGAVQRAAELMDVVDGSSMRIGAVDVTFAELPHHVTNLGMRLSDGATTVSYTGDGGPDAAVAELAAAADLHIAEATYPDPITDEDAGLLTDVASAIEQGTAAGARHILLTHLWPGLSYDHLIHDRRRETLPTLSVASPGFTWEPFA, from the coding sequence ATGAGGGTCACGGTCATCGGCGGGCAGGGCGCCTGGCCGACGCAGGAGGCAGGCTGCAGCGGATATCTCGTGGAGGCGGCAGGCCAGAAGATCCTCGTCGACCCTGGATGGGCAACCTTCCAGGCCCTGACCCGCCTCGTCGCACCGACCGACATCGATACCGTCCTGGTCTCGCACAGCCATCCCGATCACTGCGCCGACCTGTTGCCCCTGCTCCGGGCGCGGGCGCTCTCCGCGCCTGCCGCCGATCCACTTCCGGTCTACGCGCCCGCTGGGGCCCTCGACAACCTACTGGCGAGTGATGCCGTTGGGGCTGTGCAGCGTGCCGCGGAGCTGATGGACGTCGTCGACGGCTCGTCGATGCGGATCGGTGCCGTCGATGTGACCTTCGCCGAGCTCCCGCATCACGTGACGAATCTGGGCATGCGGCTCAGCGATGGCGCAACGACGGTCTCCTACACCGGCGACGGCGGCCCCGACGCAGCCGTCGCCGAGCTCGCCGCGGCTGCCGACCTGCACATCGCCGAGGCGACGTACCCGGACCCGATCACCGACGAGGACGCCGGACTGCTGACCGACGTCGCGAGCGCCATCGAGCAGGGAACCGCTGCCGGCGCGCGCCACATCCTGCTGACCCATCTGTGGCCGGGCCTTTCCTACGACCACCTCATTCATGACCGCCGCCGAGAGACCCTGCCAACCCTCAGTGTGGCAAGCCCTGGATTCACCTGGGAGCCGTTCGCGTGA